A portion of the Tenacibaculum todarodis genome contains these proteins:
- the ung gene encoding uracil-DNA glycosylase — MQIKIASSWNNILQTEFEKPYFKKLINFLKDEYSSKTCFPKEEDIFAAFNFCSFEAVKVVIIGQDPYHGINQANGLCFSVQDGIKHPPSLVNIFKEIATDLGSEYPQSGNLEKWAKQGVLLLNATLTVRESEAGSHQKKGWETFTDTVIAKISEEKENVVFLLWGKFAEKKGVSINTDKHTVFTAPHPSPLGAWRGWFGSKHFSKTNAFLKNIQKEIIQW; from the coding sequence ATGCAAATAAAAATTGCTAGTAGCTGGAATAATATTTTACAAACTGAGTTTGAAAAACCATATTTTAAGAAGTTAATTAACTTTTTAAAGGATGAGTACAGTAGCAAAACCTGTTTTCCAAAAGAAGAAGACATTTTTGCGGCATTTAATTTTTGTTCTTTTGAAGCTGTAAAAGTCGTAATTATTGGTCAAGATCCGTATCATGGAATAAACCAAGCAAACGGATTGTGTTTTTCTGTGCAAGATGGAATTAAACATCCGCCATCTTTAGTAAATATTTTTAAAGAAATTGCTACAGATTTAGGAAGTGAATATCCGCAAAGCGGAAATTTAGAAAAATGGGCTAAACAAGGTGTTTTGTTATTAAATGCAACTTTAACAGTACGTGAATCTGAAGCAGGAAGTCATCAAAAAAAAGGGTGGGAAACGTTTACAGATACAGTAATTGCTAAAATTTCTGAAGAAAAAGAAAATGTAGTCTTCTTACTTTGGGGAAAGTTTGCTGAGAAAAAAGGAGTTTCAATTAATACTGATAAACATACTGTTTTTACAGCACCACATCCATCACCTTTAGGTGCTTGGAGAGGTTGGTTTGGTTCTAAACACTTTTCAAAAACAAATGCTTTTTTAAAAAATATTCAAAAAGAGATTATACAATGGTAG
- a CDS encoding UDP-2,3-diacylglucosamine diphosphatase encodes MTKIKKRKLDVVVISDVHLGTFGCRATELLNYLKTINPKTLVLNGDIIDIWQFNKRYFPKSHMKVIKYLTSLLTNGTKIYYVTGNHDEMLRKFKGFRLGSFEIVNKIVLNLDNKKAWIFHGDVFDVTMKNSKWLAKLGGVGYDILILINTFVNSISQTLGFNKFSFSKKIKNSVKGAIKFINDFEVTAAEIATDNKYDFVICGHIHQPEIKKINTSKGEVTYLNSGDWVENLTALEYNNKKWSLYEYEKDNLAKNAHLNIDIKDLETISAESNSNMLFEELLVEFDLKNK; translated from the coding sequence ATGACAAAAATCAAAAAACGTAAATTAGATGTTGTTGTTATTTCTGATGTTCATCTAGGAACTTTTGGTTGCAGGGCAACAGAACTACTAAACTATTTAAAAACCATTAACCCAAAAACATTGGTTTTAAATGGCGATATAATAGACATTTGGCAGTTTAACAAACGTTACTTTCCTAAAAGCCACATGAAAGTAATAAAATACCTTACTTCCTTACTTACCAACGGAACAAAGATTTACTATGTAACAGGAAATCATGATGAAATGTTACGCAAGTTTAAAGGTTTTCGTTTAGGTTCTTTTGAAATTGTTAATAAAATAGTACTAAACTTAGATAACAAAAAAGCTTGGATATTTCATGGAGATGTTTTTGATGTAACAATGAAAAACTCAAAATGGCTAGCTAAACTTGGTGGAGTTGGTTATGATATTTTAATACTAATAAACACATTTGTAAACTCTATTAGCCAAACACTTGGTTTTAATAAGTTTTCGTTTTCAAAAAAAATTAAGAACAGCGTAAAAGGCGCAATAAAGTTTATTAATGATTTTGAAGTTACAGCAGCTGAAATTGCAACAGACAATAAATATGACTTTGTAATTTGTGGACACATACATCAACCAGAAATCAAAAAAATAAACACATCAAAAGGAGAAGTTACCTATTTAAACTCTGGAGATTGGGTAGAAAACTTAACTGCATTAGAATACAATAATAAAAAATGGTCTTTATATGAATATGAAAAAGACAATTTAGCAAAAAATGCACATTTAAATATTGATATTAAAGATCTAGAAACTATTTCAGCAGAAAGTAACAGCAATATGTTGTTTGAAGAACTATTAGTTGAATTTGATTTAAAAAACAAATAA
- a CDS encoding endonuclease MutS2, with amino-acid sequence MSISSKTLQDLEFTTVLQQVEEFCISGLGKESVLNIQPITSKKKLFFELDLVNEYLASFENENRLPNHGFDNILESIKRLAIENSFLEPEAFLKIAATSEVVNEQKKFLKKFKDYYPTLFLLSESIEFTTEISNAIKKIITADGIIADNASPVLKQIRKDIGQVRGKISESFTRALSKSISSGYLDDIKESVVDNQRVLAVLAMYRRKVAGSLLGASKSGNIVYIAPQATLQHGRELQNLLYEEKQEIVKILRTLSEEIRPFVGLLEAYVAYLTHLDVVGAKAKYARSINALLPKITKEKQLFFKNAFHPILWQKNEEKNINTVPQTIQLNEKQQIIVISGPNAGGKSITLKTIGLLQVMLQSGLLIPVHERSVTTIFNTVLTDIGDNQSIENQLSTYSYRLKNMRNFLRKCNDNTLFLIDEFGTGSDPELGGALAEIFLEEFHQKEAYGIITTHYANLKVLANELDNVTNANMQFDERTLEPLFKLFIGQAGSSFTFEVAQKNGIPYSLINRAKKRVETEKIRLDKTISKLQKERNKLQKRSDSLEKQQTKGREHIDSLQEKEQKIQDKLSGFQELYDTNQKMLSLGRKTNELLHKYFQTNNKKELSAEFLKWVAAEKVKHTKKNPPKKKTKTEKKQEKVAIQKKTAIVKQIEKEVLEKVVEVRKEKKIEAAKIAKAKADYIYKIGDRVRLIDSNSVGTIDKIEKKNIFINYGVFTTKAKTNQLELVEKRK; translated from the coding sequence TTGAGCATCTCATCAAAAACATTACAAGATTTAGAATTTACAACGGTTTTACAACAAGTTGAAGAATTCTGTATTTCTGGTTTAGGTAAAGAAAGTGTTTTAAACATTCAGCCAATAACTAGTAAAAAGAAATTATTTTTTGAGTTGGATTTGGTAAACGAATATCTAGCCTCTTTTGAAAACGAAAACCGACTTCCAAATCATGGTTTTGATAATATTTTAGAAAGTATAAAAAGACTAGCTATTGAAAATAGCTTTTTAGAGCCTGAGGCTTTTTTAAAAATTGCTGCTACTTCAGAAGTTGTAAATGAACAAAAAAAGTTCCTAAAGAAATTTAAAGACTACTACCCTACACTATTCTTATTAAGTGAATCTATTGAATTTACTACAGAAATTTCTAACGCAATAAAAAAAATAATTACTGCAGATGGAATTATTGCAGACAATGCTTCACCCGTTTTAAAACAAATTAGAAAAGATATTGGGCAAGTTCGTGGTAAAATTTCTGAGAGTTTTACACGTGCTTTAAGCAAAAGTATTTCTAGCGGTTATTTAGATGACATTAAAGAATCTGTAGTTGATAATCAGCGAGTTTTAGCAGTGTTAGCCATGTATCGTAGAAAAGTAGCTGGTAGTTTATTGGGCGCTTCAAAATCTGGTAACATCGTTTATATTGCTCCACAAGCAACCTTGCAACATGGACGTGAATTGCAGAATTTACTATATGAAGAAAAGCAAGAAATTGTAAAAATCCTACGAACTTTATCAGAAGAAATTAGACCTTTTGTAGGTCTTTTAGAAGCATATGTAGCGTATTTAACGCACTTAGATGTTGTTGGTGCAAAAGCAAAATATGCGAGAAGTATTAATGCATTATTGCCCAAAATAACGAAAGAAAAACAACTGTTTTTTAAGAACGCTTTTCATCCTATTTTATGGCAAAAGAATGAGGAGAAAAATATAAATACAGTTCCACAAACCATTCAGCTTAACGAAAAACAACAAATTATTGTTATTTCGGGTCCAAATGCTGGTGGAAAAAGTATTACGTTAAAAACCATTGGTTTACTACAAGTCATGTTACAAAGCGGCTTATTAATCCCTGTTCATGAACGTAGCGTTACTACAATTTTCAATACAGTTTTAACTGACATCGGAGATAATCAATCAATTGAAAATCAATTAAGTACTTATAGTTATCGTTTAAAGAACATGCGTAATTTTTTACGTAAATGTAATGACAACACACTCTTTTTAATTGATGAATTTGGTACAGGTTCTGATCCGGAATTAGGTGGAGCTTTGGCAGAAATTTTTTTAGAAGAATTTCATCAAAAGGAAGCTTACGGAATTATAACAACGCATTATGCAAATTTAAAAGTGTTAGCTAACGAATTAGATAATGTTACCAACGCAAACATGCAGTTTGATGAACGTACATTAGAACCTTTATTTAAGTTATTTATTGGACAAGCAGGTAGTTCTTTTACGTTTGAAGTTGCTCAAAAAAATGGTATTCCTTATAGTTTAATCAACCGAGCAAAAAAACGTGTTGAGACAGAAAAAATACGTTTAGATAAAACCATATCTAAATTACAAAAAGAGCGTAATAAATTACAAAAAAGATCTGATAGCTTAGAGAAACAACAAACAAAGGGTAGAGAACATATTGATAGTTTACAGGAGAAAGAACAGAAGATTCAAGATAAACTTTCTGGTTTCCAAGAATTATATGATACAAACCAGAAAATGCTTTCTTTAGGTAGAAAAACGAATGAATTATTGCATAAATACTTTCAAACTAACAACAAAAAAGAGCTTTCTGCTGAGTTTTTAAAATGGGTTGCTGCAGAAAAAGTAAAACATACAAAGAAGAATCCGCCCAAAAAGAAAACGAAAACCGAAAAAAAACAAGAAAAAGTTGCCATTCAAAAGAAAACAGCTATTGTAAAACAAATTGAAAAAGAGGTTTTAGAAAAGGTTGTAGAAGTTAGAAAAGAAAAGAAAATTGAAGCCGCAAAAATTGCCAAAGCTAAAGCTGATTATATTTACAAAATTGGAGATCGAGTTCGTTTAATTGACAGTAATTCTGTTGGAACTATTGATAAAATTGAAAAGAAAAACATTTTTATAAATTACGGTGTTTTTACCACTAAAGCAAAAACAAATCAGTTGGAATTGGTTGAAAAAAGAAAGTAA
- a CDS encoding substrate-binding domain-containing protein: MIDLKVGGVPEHFNYPWYVTLKNKEYTKKGINLRWKDYHGGTGQMCKALRAGEVDIAIVLTEGIIKDIANGNPSKITQTYIKSPLIWGIHVGAKSKFKKIADLEHATVAISRFGSGSHLMAIVNAHNNGWDIDKLKFKVIGNLQGGIDALTNGEADYFMWEHFTTKPLVDNGTFRRLGDCPTPWSCFVVAVRNEVLENNFKEVKAVLDIINNCATDFKKTENIDKILAKRYEQQLVDIQKWLSITEWNDGKPMSKNLIGRIQNKMIHFGVIDEKKKSSEFIKNMYF, translated from the coding sequence ATGATAGATCTAAAAGTTGGTGGTGTGCCAGAACATTTTAATTATCCTTGGTATGTTACCTTAAAAAATAAAGAGTACACTAAAAAAGGTATTAATCTCCGCTGGAAAGATTACCATGGCGGAACTGGACAAATGTGTAAAGCATTGCGTGCTGGTGAAGTAGATATTGCTATTGTTCTTACTGAAGGAATAATAAAAGATATAGCAAACGGAAATCCTTCAAAAATTACCCAAACCTACATAAAATCTCCACTAATTTGGGGAATTCATGTTGGTGCAAAATCTAAATTCAAAAAAATTGCAGATTTAGAGCATGCAACTGTAGCTATTAGCCGTTTTGGTTCTGGATCTCATTTAATGGCCATTGTAAATGCGCACAATAATGGTTGGGACATTGACAAACTCAAATTTAAAGTAATAGGTAATTTACAAGGTGGAATCGATGCGCTTACCAACGGAGAAGCAGATTATTTTATGTGGGAACATTTTACCACAAAGCCATTAGTAGATAATGGAACGTTTAGACGTTTAGGAGATTGTCCAACACCTTGGTCTTGTTTTGTTGTTGCTGTAAGGAATGAAGTTTTAGAAAACAATTTTAAAGAAGTAAAAGCTGTTTTAGATATCATAAACAACTGTGCAACAGACTTTAAAAAAACAGAAAACATTGACAAAATATTAGCTAAACGATATGAACAGCAACTAGTTGACATTCAAAAATGGCTTTCAATTACCGAATGGAATGATGGAAAACCAATGAGTAAAAATTTAATTGGACGCATTCAAAATAAAATGATTCACTTTGGCGTTATAGACGAGAAGAAAAAATCTAGCGAGTTCATAAAAAATATGTACTTTTGA
- a CDS encoding glycosyltransferase family protein: MKILYALQGTGNGHTVRALEIIPHLKQRAEVDILISGYQREIELPWKIKYKYHGLSFVFGKNGGINIWKSLKQLKLKQFIREIKAVPVKDYDLIINDFEPITAWASKIKNTPIISLSHQNAVINKNTPKYGLLKPERLILKYYAPAKTKFGFHFKTYSSSIFTPILRKEIRYRNKTNKGHYTVYLPAYSDKKIVKILSHFKNIQWQIFSKHTDTNYFKNNITIQPVSEKGFIKSLTSCEGVLCGAGFETPAEALFLTKKLMVIPMKNQYEQQCNALALKEIGVPVIKKLSKKNLLKIAKWIKSDIKVIVKYPDITEEILDTILLPYINNSLISQATIV; encoded by the coding sequence ATGAAAATTTTATATGCACTTCAAGGTACAGGAAATGGACATACTGTTAGAGCCTTAGAAATTATACCGCACCTAAAACAGCGTGCAGAAGTAGATATTTTGATTAGTGGTTACCAAAGAGAAATAGAATTACCCTGGAAAATTAAATACAAATATCATGGCTTAAGTTTCGTTTTTGGTAAAAACGGAGGCATAAATATTTGGAAATCTTTAAAACAATTAAAACTTAAACAGTTTATAAGAGAAATTAAAGCAGTACCTGTAAAAGACTATGATTTAATTATCAATGATTTTGAACCCATAACTGCTTGGGCTTCTAAAATTAAAAATACTCCCATAATATCTTTAAGTCACCAAAATGCTGTAATAAATAAAAATACACCAAAATATGGTTTATTGAAACCTGAAAGACTCATTTTAAAATACTATGCTCCCGCAAAAACAAAATTTGGATTTCATTTTAAAACCTATAGTTCTTCGATATTTACACCTATATTAAGAAAAGAAATCAGGTATAGAAATAAAACAAATAAAGGCCATTATACAGTTTATTTACCAGCTTATAGTGATAAAAAAATAGTTAAAATTTTATCGCATTTTAAAAATATTCAATGGCAAATATTTTCCAAACATACAGACACAAATTATTTTAAAAACAATATTACAATTCAACCTGTAAGCGAAAAAGGTTTTATAAAAAGTCTTACCAGTTGCGAAGGTGTTCTTTGTGGAGCTGGATTTGAAACACCTGCTGAAGCCTTATTTTTGACAAAAAAATTGATGGTAATTCCAATGAAAAATCAATATGAGCAACAATGTAATGCGTTAGCTTTAAAAGAAATTGGAGTTCCCGTAATTAAAAAACTAAGTAAAAAGAATCTTCTAAAAATTGCAAAGTGGATTAAATCTGACATAAAAGTAATTGTAAAATACCCAGATATTACTGAAGAAATTTTAGATACTATATTATTACCCTATATTAATAACAGTTTAATATCTCAAGCTACCATTGTATAA